GCGAGAGGAAACTATCGAGCCTAGAGTCGAGCCAGGCGACCCGCTGCGCTTCCCCGGAGAAATGGTCGTCGGAGGCTCGCCAGCATTCCAGGCGCTCCTCGACCAGCTGCGCTCCACGTCGCCAAGCCGGTCGAACGTCCTGCTCTACGGCGAGACCGGCACCGGAAAGGAGCTCGTGGCGAGGCTCATCCATCTCTCGGGCCCCATTCCAACCGGGCCGTTCGTCGCGGTGAATTGCGCCGCCATCCCGGCCGAGCTATTCGAATCAGAGTTCTTCGGCATCGAAGCTGGAGTGGCTACGGGGGTGCGAGCGCGCGAAGGCCTGCTGCAGCAGGCCCATGGCGGGACCTTGCTGCTCGACGAGGTCGGATCGATGCCCTTGGTCCAGCAGGCGAAGCTGCTTCGAGTGCTGCAGGAGCGCGAGGTCGCCCAACTGGGAGCGCGCCGTCTGCATCGCGTCGATGCTCGCATCATCGCGGCTTCCAACCAGGACCTCGAGCCGCTCGTCGCCTCCGGGCAGTTCCGCGCCGACCTCTTCTATCGGCTGAGCGGCCTCGCCGTGCGCGTCCCCCCATTGCGTGAGCGTCCGGAGGATGTTCCAGACCTCGTGCTCGCGCTGGTTCGCCGAGCCGCCCGGCGCTACTCCAAGCCCATCGCCGGTGTGAGCCACAGGGCGCTCGCTCGACTGATGGAGCATCCGTGGCCCGGCAACATCCGCGAGCTCGGACACGTCGTCGATCGCGCAGTCCTCCTCGCCGCCGTCGGCGGGGCCCTCCGCGCCGAGCACCTGGACCTTCGCGGCGGCACGACTTCCAGTAGTGCCTCAACCTCCAACGGTGCGCCAGCCAACCGCACGCCCGAGGCCCCTCCTGCGGCATCGGTCCCTGATGCGTCGACGATCGCTGATTGGCGCGACGACGCCGAACGCCGAGCCGTACGCGCGGCCCTCACCGCTGCCAACGGGCAACGCACTGGCGCCGCGAACCTTCTCGGCATCACGCGACAGGGCCTGCTCAAGAAGCTCAAGCGGTTAGGACTGGCGTAGGACTACGCCCGACAACTCGGGACCACAGCGACAACCCCAGTTTCCGCGCCTAGGCAACCTGAGGTTCCCTTCCCGCCGTGCGAGCGCTATCAGCGCTCTCCTCTCTCCGTCTTTGCCTGGAACACCGCTTGCTATCCGGAATCTCCAAGGAGATCGCCGCCAACCGACCCGTCCGTGGGTCCCCACTCTTGCGAGGGAGTCTTATGCGCTTCTCGACCTTGGTTCTTCTCCGTGATCCGCGTCCTCTCGCGATGGCACTGCTTCTTGTCTTGTGCCTTCCAACTGTCGTCCACGCGGCGTCGGAGACGATGACCAACGAGACGGTGATCGGCCTCTTCAAGGCCGGATTCTCAGAGGGCATCGTGATCGAGAAGATCCGCACAAGCCCGACGAAGTTCGACACCTCACTGGCGGCGCTCACCGCGCTCAAAGAGGCAGGAGTCACCGACTCGGTCATCCGCCTGATGATCAACCCGAAAGCCGAGCTGGCCGCACCGGTCGTCGTGGCCACCGGCGGCACGGGAGTGGTCGGAGCCGTCGCCGCGACCCCGGTGGGTTGCGAGCTCCCGCCCGGTTCAGCCGTCGCGCCCTGGCTGGTGGGGACTTCGCCTGCGATGTGGTACTCGCAGGGTGAGGACGGCAAGCGCACTGAAATCAACTACGAACGCGGGACGATCAAGTCCGTCGGCTTCGCCTTCGTCTCTGTGAAGCTGCTGGCCGTAAAGCCTCCTCGCGCCTCTCTGCGCCTGCCGGGCGACGTCGTTTTCTGGTCCTGTATCAATCCCAACGACATGCCGCTGGTGAAGTTCACGGTCGACATGGAGGACGACGAAGAAGACCGCGAACGCCAAACCTCACTCGGCCGCGGCACGCAGTTCCATCAGGACTACAGCATCTCGGACGAAGACCTCGTCCCGATGACCTTCGAGAAGACCCCCCAGGGCTACTTCAAGGTCACCGCCCGCACCCGCCTCGCCCCCGGCGAATACGGCTTCGTGCCCCAGGCCACCGCCGAGTCATTCCGCATGGGGGAGAGGGTGTATGCGTTTGGGGTGGATTGAGGGCGACCAC
This genomic window from Holophagales bacterium contains:
- a CDS encoding sigma 54-interacting transcriptional regulator, coding for MLEVVVTHERETLRFPWPSAEVRLGSSEACDWVLPFPGVSRKHAAARPVDGILLMRDLGSRNGLVSDGCRHLEVALREGQSVRLGHAVLSVEPVESSDVALAFTVSGEGEKPPRAPGRERAQETGSLARGTQALALALVRELGRDTEPATARRPAFWRTARQALGAAMLWRCRRVSGDDIAITDLAGAPPTPELLAALAEALDGRTSRLTTPLGPAVLSPPRPGTRSFVVAAFPPDTEVEPWEEMFLAYLAEHLRDDLPAREETIEPRVEPGDPLRFPGEMVVGGSPAFQALLDQLRSTSPSRSNVLLYGETGTGKELVARLIHLSGPIPTGPFVAVNCAAIPAELFESEFFGIEAGVATGVRAREGLLQQAHGGTLLLDEVGSMPLVQQAKLLRVLQEREVAQLGARRLHRVDARIIAASNQDLEPLVASGQFRADLFYRLSGLAVRVPPLRERPEDVPDLVLALVRRAARRYSKPIAGVSHRALARLMEHPWPGNIRELGHVVDRAVLLAAVGGALRAEHLDLRGGTTSSSASTSNGAPANRTPEAPPAASVPDASTIADWRDDAERRAVRAALTAANGQRTGAANLLGITRQGLLKKLKRLGLA